Sequence from the Aerococcus tenax genome:
GCGACCCATGGGGTGCCATCAGTCCCTAACGCCCATCCTCATTTATCCCACGATGGCCGCTTTGCCTTGGTTCATAATGGGGTGATTGAAAACTACCAAGCCTTAAAAAATGACTATTTAGCTGATGTTGATTTTTATTCGGATACTGATACTGAAGTTGTCGTGGAATTGCTTGCTAAATTTAGCCGGGAAGAAAATATTGATGCCCCAAGCGCCCTAAGAAAAACAGTTGGTCTCTTAGAAGGGTCCTATGCTTTAGGTTTGATTGATACTGAAGATCCAGACCACCTTTATGCAGCTAAGAATAAGAGCCCGCTCTTAATTGGCAAAGGGCAAGGTTTTAATACCATCGCTTCTGATGCCATGGCTTCGATCGCCTATACTGACCAATATATTGAAATCCATGATGGTGAATTAGTCAGCCTAAGCAAAGACCAAGTTAAAATTGAGAATTTAGCGGGTGAAGACGTAAGCAGAGAGCCTTATACCGCTAGTTTGGACGCTGACGATTTAGAAAAAGGCACCTTTGATTACTACATGGAGAAAGAAATTGTTGAACAACCAGCAGCTATCCGTAAGATTATTCAAGCCTACGAAGATGACAAGGGGCACTTAAGTATCGACCATGACTTGCTGGAAACCATTACTGCTAGTGACCGTATCTTTATTGTAGCTGCTGGGACTAGTATGCATGCTGGCTTAGTTGGTAAAGTGCTCCTGGAGAGAATTGCTAAGGTTCCTACAGAGGTCCATGTGGCTTCGGAATTTTCTTATAATCCGCCGCTTTTACCTGAGAAACCTTTCTTTATTTACTTAACCCAATCAGGGGAAACAGCGGATAGTCGCCAAGTCCTAGTCCAAACCAATGCCCAAGGTTATCCTTCCTTAACCATTACCAATGTGCCAGGGTCTACCTTATCACGGGAGGCTGACTTTACTTTACTCTTGCATGTTGGCCCTGAAATTGCGGTGGCTTCTACCAAGGCCTATACTGGACAAATAACAGTTTTAGCAATTATTGCTGATCAAATTGCCCGTAAGAAGGGCTTGGAGCTTCCCTTTGACTTAAAACATGAATTATCAATTGCAGCCCAAGCCATGGATGAAGTGGTTGGCCAAGCGGATTATTTCCATCAACTGGCAACCGATTACTTTAAAGACCAAAGATCAGCCTTTTATATTGGTCGTGGCCTAGATTATGCGGTTTCTGTTGAAGCGGCTTTGAAATTAAAAGAGGTTTCCTATATTCAAACAGAAGGTTTTGCTTCTGGAGAATTAAAACATGGTACCATTTCATTGATCGAAGATGGCGTCCCTGTTGTGGCGATCATTAGCCAAGCTAACACCGCCCTGTTAACTCGTGGTAATGTGGAAGAGACTCGCTCACGTGGCGCCCATAATTTAATTATTGCTATGGAAGGACTAGACCAAGAAGGGGACCAAATTGTCCTCCCCCATGTGCATGATTTGTTAACACCATTGATTACTGTCATCCCCGCTCAACTCCTCGCTTACTATGCGACCATTGATCGCGGCTTAGATGTCGATAAGCCCAGAAATCTGGCTAAATCGGTAACAGTAGAATAGACATATTTTTCTTATAAGAAGTTATAAAAAAGAAGATCAGGATTTTAAGGATTCTGATCTTTTTGTGTTTTTAACTCTTCGCTGTTTGATGAATTCAATGGGGCTTCGCGGCTATATAGGGTGGAGGTGGCTTAGATATGGATAGTAAAAAAACATGTATTCCTATTAAAACCTTGCCCGAATCGGCTAGACCGCGGGAGCGTTTAATGGAATATGGGGCCAATAGTTTGCCAACTTATGAATTGCTGGCTATTATTTTACGATCAGGGGGCAAATATGGGTCAGCCATCCAGTTAGCCCATAAACTCTTGAACCATTTTGAAGACTTATATCAATTGAAAATGGCTGCTACGGAAGAATTACTGGCCATTGAAGGCATTGGTAAGGCTAAGGCAGTGGAACTCCAGGCTATTTTTGAGTTCTCCAAGCGTTTACACCAAGCTCGGTTAATAAAATTGGGAACCATTCATTCAAGTCAGGAAGCAGGGGACTATTATCTCAGTGAATTAGCGGATAGCCATCAGGAGAAGGTCTTGGTTTTTTACTTAAATACTAAAAATGAAGTGATCAAAAAACAGATTATCTTTATCGGCGGGTTAAATATGTCGGTGGCCCATCCTCGGGAAATCTATAAAGAGGCGGTCAGGGTATCGGCGGCCCGGATCATGGTAGGCCACAATCACCCTTCAGGAAACCCAGAACCCTCCCCAGAAGATATCGAATTCACTCGCCGATTAAAGGAAGCAGGAAAAATAATAGGGGTTGAACTTTTGGACCATTTAGTGGTGGGGCATAGCTCTTTTATCAGTTTAAGAGAACAAGGTTTGCTGTGATACAGGCTGCTTTCAGGGAGAGGATCTTAAGATGCTAAAACCCTCTTGCTGGGGGCAAAGAGGGTTAGTTTTCATGGAGGTTATTTTTTCCTTGGTAGTGCTTACTGATGAGACAGACAATACTTAAGAGAATCAGCCCGACCACTAGTGAGACTTGGTCTTGATTAATGAAAATGGCGGCTGGGATCGCCACAATAAGGAGCAAGGCTCCCCAGAGGACCAAGCTTTTCTTAGCTTTTGTTATTAATTGGGTCAAACAGGCCAGAAATCCTAAGTAAATCAACCAATAGCTCAGGCTAAATGCGGTAAGAAAAGTTGAAAAATTTAAGTATTCTAACAGGTTATTCACTAATAATAATTGTCCGGAATAGACGATGATAGGTAGATAAGGGGTCCACTGCTGGCTGATCATATGGCTATGAGTTAAAAGCCAGATAAGAATACTTAGAACTAGGGCCAACCACCCGAAAGAAAAGGCCACTAAAAAAATGATTATAAAGCATAGACATTCGATGAAGAGTAAAGCCTTAGTCTGGCCGATCAGGGAATGCTTTTCACCAAAGCTAAAGAGTAAAAAGAGTTCCTGGTTAAGCCATTGAAAGATAAAAGCTAGGCCTAGGCCGTAAAAATTGATGATTTCGGTTGACCCGATGGCTTTTAATCCAGGAAGGAAGGCTAATAAAAGCAAAGAAAATTGAAAACAAAAATTCGACCAAGAAAAAGACTGCTGGAAGCTTTTTAACAGGGATTTCACTCTATTCATATTAGGATCTCCTCTCGACAAGAAATAATTTTGGGGGGAGGTGTTTTTGGTTAAGGAATTCAAAGTGACTAGCGCTATACTGATCTTGGTCGATTTGACTGAGGAAGTCTTGAATCGCCGAAGCTTCTTCTCTTCCCCCAGGATGGCCCAAGTAGGCCGCCACTAAGAGGATTCCGCCGGGATTTAAACGTGAAAGACTAGACTCGATAGCTGGGATTGTCGACTCGGGCTTGGTAATAATGCTTTTATCTCCCTTAGGGAGGTAACCCAAGTTAAAAATGACCAGGTCCAAGTAGTCATCAGCCTTAAGATACTGAGAAATTTTAGCGTGAGAGTCATGGTAAAGACTCACTTGCTTTTGACAGTGATGTTTTTCTAATAAAGCTTCAGTGTTTTCAATGGCTTGTTCTTGGAGGTCAAAGCCATAAATCTGGCCTGACTGGCCGACGAGTTGGGCTAAGAGTAAGGTGTCATGGCCGTTCCCTATGGTTGCGTCTAAGGCGGTCATGCCGGTTTGTAAATGTCCTTTGATAATGTGATGGCTGACTTCGATCACATTTTTTAACATAAAATTTCCTCGCATTCTATCGAATTGCTTACATTATACGCTAGCAATGTTACAAAATTATTACGAATATTAAGAATCCCATCTTTTGTTAAAAGGCATTTTTTTCCTCGCGATTTATACTATAATTATTAATGAGTAATTCTAGATGATGAGAGGGGATTTCTAATATTATGACAGGTCATCAAGAAAAGTCCAAGAAACTTATTAAGACCAGTGCGGTTTTATTGAGCTCCGTAGTTGCTATTGCTGGGGCCGATGCATTGGCAAACTATACACCCGTCCAAGCAACGACTTTGGCACCTACTAGTAATAATTTTCTTAATAAAATTTTACCTTACGCCTATGACTTAGCCAATCAAAATGACCTTTATGCTTCTGTGATGATGGCACAAGCAGCCTTAGAATCAGGCTGGGGATCTAGCCGCTTATCTCAAGCACCCTATAATAATCTCTTTGGTATCAAGGGGAATTATAAAGGAAAAACGGCTAATTTTAACACCCTAGAGGATGATGGTCGCGGAAATTATTATCAAATTAATGATGGCTTTCGGATGTATCCATCTTACCGGGAATCCCTCATCGATTATGTTGGCGTCCTAAAAAATGGGACTTCTTGGAACCCTAATTTCTATAGTGGAGCCTGGAAGAGCAACACCAATTCCTATAAGGATGCCACAGCTTGGTTAACCGGTCGCTATGCAACTGATACTTCCTATGGCAGCAAATTAAATAGCATTATCGCTAAGAATAATTTAAGCCAATACGATACGCCAGGGAAAACGATTAGCAACAAGCAAACAAATTCCAGCCAAGTAAGCACGCCTACAGCTCAACCAGGCGGACGGTCCTATGTGGTGAGACCTGGTGACGGCCTATGGACAGTAGCTCGCCAACTGGGAACTAGTATTGAGGCAGTCAAACAAGCTAACGGCCTCAGTTCCAACCTGATTTATCCAGGCCAAGTCCTTTACGCTGGGGGAAGCTCATCCAGTCCAGTTAAGGCAAACACGAGCTCACCAGTAAGGCCTTCTAGCCCTGCTGCTAAGCCCGCTCAGTCTGCCAAACAATCCTATAGGGTCCAAGCTGGCGATGGTTTGTGGACGGTTGCTAAGAACTTGGGAACAACCATTGAAGCAGTTAAAGCTGCTAATGGCTTAACTTCTAACTTTATCTACCCTGGTCAGGTTCTCTATGCTCCTGGGCAAAAACAAAACTCAGCTAGCCCAGTAGTGACAAATACCAATAAGCAATCTCAAGGTCAAAGCAATGCAGGCTACAAGTCTTACACCGTCCAAGCTGGGGACGGCTTGTGGACAGTGGCACGGCATTTGGGTATGACTGTGGATACGTTAAAGGCTAAGTATGGCTTAACTTCGAATTTCATTTATCCAGGCCAAGTCTTTACTAACCAAACTAGCCAAGGCAGTCATAAGCCATCTAACAATAGCCCAGCTGCCAATACCCCAAGACCAAGTCATAATGGTAGTCAGGCAGGGGTCTACCAAGTCCAAGCTGGGGACACCCTCTACCGCATTGCCCGTAACCAAGGCCTGACTGTGAATCAGTTAAAAGAAATGAACGGCTTAACTTCCAATGCGATTTATGTAGGGCAAAAATTGAATTTAGCGGCTAAAGCTGCTTATCAACCCACAGCTAAGTCAGGAGTAAGTGCTAGTCAAGCAACTAGTGCACCAACCCCTAGTCAAAGACCAGCCAGCCCTAAGCCAGTCAGTCAAGTTCAAGCGGCCAATACTTATCAAATTAAGGCCGGCGATAACTTATATCGAATTGCACTTAACCATGGCGTTTCCTTAAACCAATTACTGGCAGCCAATCAATTAAAGGCCAACTCATTGATTTTACCTGGCCAACAATTGGTTATTCCACAATAAAATATAAAAATATTTGAAAAGTCTGACCACTGTCTCTAAGTCATCGCTGACCTAGCCAGTTTGGTCAGGCTTTTTTAATCATTGGCTATTATTTTTGCCTAGCTAGGCTTTTTGTCAACTGGGCTTGCTTTTGCTAAAATAAAAGAAATACTTAAAATATAAGGGAGAAGAGTGGTGGCTAATGGAAGAAAATCAAAATCAGAAAAGAAGATTTCAAGTGGGCGATACTTTTTCCACAACGGAATCTTTTCGTGAACGCGATATCATGCTCTACATGGGAGTAACGGATGATCATAATCCCCTTTATTTACCTGGTAAGGAGGGTGCCCAAATTCCGCCTATTGCTCTAATTGGAGCCGTAACTCGGACAGTTTCAGGTCAATTCCCTGGCCCCCATTCAGATTTGGTGGAATTGAATTTTACGATTAATAATCCCATCTATCATCATGTGACCCTGACCTTTCATTTTGAAATTTTAAGAGTTGATGAATTAAAGGGCTATCTCACTATTCATGTCATTACTAATAATGAAACCACGGGAGAAAAAAATGTTATGGATGCCATGCTAACCGTTCTTCCCCAATATATGGACCATTAAGATTGTAAAGGAGAATCAACTTGTCCAAGCAAGAAAAATTATTGCTATTCGATGGCTCATCATTAGCCTTTCGGGCTTTCTTTGCCATGCATGATTTAAATCGTTTTAAAAATAATAAAGGCCTACATACCAATGCCCTATATGCTTTTCACTTGATGTTGACCCACGTCTTAGAAAAAGAAAAGCCTAGCCATGCCCTGGTGGCTTGGGATGCTGGTAAGACCACCTTTCGGACGGCATATTATCCTGAATACAAGGGGGGCAGGGATAAAACGCCGCAAGAATTTGTAGAACAGATGCCTTATTTTAATAAATTGCTGGATGCATTTGGTATTGCCCACTATGAATTAGCAAATTATGAAGCGGATGATATCATTGGTACCCTGTCCCAAAGAGGCGCAGAGGCTGGTATGGATGTAGTGATTATCTCCGGCGATAAGGACTTGATTCAAC
This genomic interval carries:
- the glmS gene encoding glutamine--fructose-6-phosphate transaminase (isomerizing), yielding MCGIVGFIGEMRAQEVLLKGLERLEYRGYDSAGIYVVDEEDQGHLFKVKGRIAQLREEVDLSIPAHLGIGHTRWATHGVPSVPNAHPHLSHDGRFALVHNGVIENYQALKNDYLADVDFYSDTDTEVVVELLAKFSREENIDAPSALRKTVGLLEGSYALGLIDTEDPDHLYAAKNKSPLLIGKGQGFNTIASDAMASIAYTDQYIEIHDGELVSLSKDQVKIENLAGEDVSREPYTASLDADDLEKGTFDYYMEKEIVEQPAAIRKIIQAYEDDKGHLSIDHDLLETITASDRIFIVAAGTSMHAGLVGKVLLERIAKVPTEVHVASEFSYNPPLLPEKPFFIYLTQSGETADSRQVLVQTNAQGYPSLTITNVPGSTLSREADFTLLLHVGPEIAVASTKAYTGQITVLAIIADQIARKKGLELPFDLKHELSIAAQAMDEVVGQADYFHQLATDYFKDQRSAFYIGRGLDYAVSVEAALKLKEVSYIQTEGFASGELKHGTISLIEDGVPVVAIISQANTALLTRGNVEETRSRGAHNLIIAMEGLDQEGDQIVLPHVHDLLTPLITVIPAQLLAYYATIDRGLDVDKPRNLAKSVTVE
- the radC gene encoding RadC family protein, with translation MDSKKTCIPIKTLPESARPRERLMEYGANSLPTYELLAIILRSGGKYGSAIQLAHKLLNHFEDLYQLKMAATEELLAIEGIGKAKAVELQAIFEFSKRLHQARLIKLGTIHSSQEAGDYYLSELADSHQEKVLVFYLNTKNEVIKKQIIFIGGLNMSVAHPREIYKEAVRVSAARIMVGHNHPSGNPEPSPEDIEFTRRLKEAGKIIGVELLDHLVVGHSSFISLREQGLL
- a CDS encoding tRNA (mnm(5)s(2)U34)-methyltransferase; translated protein: MLKNVIEVSHHIIKGHLQTGMTALDATIGNGHDTLLLAQLVGQSGQIYGFDLQEQAIENTEALLEKHHCQKQVSLYHDSHAKISQYLKADDYLDLVIFNLGYLPKGDKSIITKPESTIPAIESSLSRLNPGGILLVAAYLGHPGGREEASAIQDFLSQIDQDQYSASHFEFLNQKHLPPKLFLVERRS
- a CDS encoding LysM peptidoglycan-binding domain-containing protein, coding for MTGHQEKSKKLIKTSAVLLSSVVAIAGADALANYTPVQATTLAPTSNNFLNKILPYAYDLANQNDLYASVMMAQAALESGWGSSRLSQAPYNNLFGIKGNYKGKTANFNTLEDDGRGNYYQINDGFRMYPSYRESLIDYVGVLKNGTSWNPNFYSGAWKSNTNSYKDATAWLTGRYATDTSYGSKLNSIIAKNNLSQYDTPGKTISNKQTNSSQVSTPTAQPGGRSYVVRPGDGLWTVARQLGTSIEAVKQANGLSSNLIYPGQVLYAGGSSSSPVKANTSSPVRPSSPAAKPAQSAKQSYRVQAGDGLWTVAKNLGTTIEAVKAANGLTSNFIYPGQVLYAPGQKQNSASPVVTNTNKQSQGQSNAGYKSYTVQAGDGLWTVARHLGMTVDTLKAKYGLTSNFIYPGQVFTNQTSQGSHKPSNNSPAANTPRPSHNGSQAGVYQVQAGDTLYRIARNQGLTVNQLKEMNGLTSNAIYVGQKLNLAAKAAYQPTAKSGVSASQATSAPTPSQRPASPKPVSQVQAANTYQIKAGDNLYRIALNHGVSLNQLLAANQLKANSLILPGQQLVIPQ
- a CDS encoding hotdog family protein — encoded protein: MEENQNQKRRFQVGDTFSTTESFRERDIMLYMGVTDDHNPLYLPGKEGAQIPPIALIGAVTRTVSGQFPGPHSDLVELNFTINNPIYHHVTLTFHFEILRVDELKGYLTIHVITNNETTGEKNVMDAMLTVLPQYMDH